In the genome of Xanthomonas translucens pv. cerealis, one region contains:
- the carB gene encoding carbamoyl-phosphate synthase large subunit — translation MPKRTDLKTILIIGAGPIVIGQACEFDYSGAQACKALREEGYRVVLVNSNPATIMTDPNMADAVYIEPINWQTVEKIIAKEKPDALLPTMGGQTALNCALDLADHGVLEKYGVELIGAKREAIMMAEDRELFRVAMGEIGLECPKAAVAHTLEEALEIQTRVGYPTIIRPSFTLGGSGGGIAYNREELIEIVGRGLELSPTSEVLVEESVLGWKEFEMEVVRDTADNCIIVCSIENLDPMGVHTGDSITVAPAQTLTDKEYQRLRDASIAVLRKIGVDTGGSNVQFGINAQTGRVVVIEMNPRVSRSSALASKATGFPIAKVAAKLAVGYTLDELKNEITGGLTPASFEPSIDYVVTKIPRFAFEKFPQADARLTTQMKSVGEVMAMGRTFSESLQKALRGLETGKIGLDPTGLDLGNEDDMAALKRELKAPGPERLFYVADAFRAGMSVEQVHALSFIDPWFLDQIEDLIAQEKQLAADGLGSLDAARLRTLKRAGFSDARLAELCGTNEAAIRALRRAHKVRPVYKRVDSCAAEFATDTAYLYSTYEDECEAKPSNRDKIMILGGGPNRIGQGIEFDYCCVHAALALREDGYETIMVNCNPETVSTDYDTSDRLYFEPLTLEDVLEIVELEQPKGVIVQYGGQTPLKLARALEANGVPVIGTSPDSIDLAEDRERFQQLVDKLGLKQPPNRIARNSEEALVLAREIGYPLVVRPSYVLGGRAMEIVYGESDLARYVRDAVKVSNDSPVLLDRFLDNAVEVDVDIIADKDGKVLIGGVMEHIEEAGVHSGDSSCSLPPYSLSAKTQAELRRQVVMLAKGLNVVGLMNTQFAVQVDEAGDDIVFLLEVNPRASRTVPFVSKATGMALAKIAARCMAGKTLAEQGALKEIVPDYYSVKEAIFPFAKFQGVDPILGPEMRSTGEVMGVGRSFGAAFARAQEAGGIKAPPLGKAFLSVRDPDKQRVLPVAQALVERGYTLVATSGTCAWLRQHGLQCDQINKVAEGRPHIVDLIKNGEIVYIVNTTEGRAAISDSFSIRREALQHRVTYSTTVAGARALVHSLEFRGTGPVWALQELHKELEA, via the coding sequence ATGCCCAAGCGCACCGACTTAAAAACCATCCTCATCATCGGCGCCGGCCCGATCGTCATCGGCCAGGCCTGCGAGTTCGACTACTCCGGCGCGCAAGCGTGCAAGGCGCTGCGCGAGGAGGGCTATCGGGTGGTGCTGGTCAACAGCAACCCGGCCACGATCATGACCGACCCGAACATGGCCGACGCCGTGTACATCGAGCCGATCAACTGGCAGACGGTCGAGAAGATCATCGCCAAGGAAAAGCCTGATGCGCTGCTGCCGACGATGGGCGGGCAGACCGCGCTGAACTGCGCGCTGGACCTGGCCGACCACGGCGTGCTGGAAAAATACGGGGTGGAACTGATCGGCGCCAAGCGCGAAGCTATCATGATGGCCGAGGACCGCGAGCTGTTCCGCGTGGCGATGGGCGAGATCGGCCTGGAATGCCCGAAGGCGGCGGTGGCGCACACCCTCGAGGAAGCGCTGGAGATCCAGACCCGGGTCGGCTATCCGACCATCATCCGCCCCAGCTTCACCCTCGGCGGCAGCGGCGGCGGCATCGCCTACAATCGCGAAGAGCTGATCGAGATCGTCGGCCGTGGCCTGGAGCTGTCGCCGACCAGCGAAGTGCTGGTCGAGGAGTCGGTGCTGGGCTGGAAGGAATTCGAGATGGAAGTGGTCCGCGACACCGCGGACAACTGCATCATCGTGTGCTCGATCGAGAACCTGGACCCGATGGGCGTGCACACCGGCGACTCGATCACCGTGGCCCCGGCGCAGACCCTGACCGACAAGGAATACCAGCGCCTGCGCGATGCCTCGATCGCGGTGCTGCGCAAGATCGGCGTTGATACCGGCGGCTCCAACGTGCAGTTCGGCATCAACGCGCAGACCGGCCGCGTCGTTGTCATCGAGATGAACCCGCGCGTGTCGCGTTCCTCGGCGCTGGCCTCCAAGGCCACCGGCTTCCCGATCGCCAAGGTCGCCGCCAAGCTGGCGGTCGGCTACACGCTGGACGAACTGAAGAACGAGATCACCGGCGGCCTGACCCCGGCCTCGTTCGAGCCGTCGATCGACTACGTGGTGACCAAGATTCCGCGCTTCGCGTTCGAAAAGTTCCCGCAGGCCGATGCGCGCCTGACCACGCAGATGAAGTCGGTGGGCGAGGTGATGGCGATGGGCCGCACCTTCTCCGAATCGCTGCAGAAGGCGCTGCGCGGCCTGGAAACCGGCAAGATCGGGCTCGACCCGACCGGGCTGGATCTGGGCAACGAGGACGATATGGCCGCGCTCAAGCGCGAGCTGAAAGCGCCCGGTCCGGAGCGGCTGTTCTACGTCGCCGACGCGTTCCGCGCCGGCATGAGCGTGGAGCAGGTGCATGCGTTGTCGTTTATCGATCCGTGGTTCCTGGACCAGATCGAGGACCTGATCGCGCAGGAGAAGCAGCTGGCCGCCGACGGCCTGGGCTCGCTGGATGCCGCGCGCCTGCGTACGCTCAAGCGTGCCGGTTTCTCCGATGCGCGCCTGGCCGAACTGTGCGGCACCAACGAGGCCGCGATCCGCGCGCTGCGCCGCGCGCACAAGGTGCGCCCGGTGTACAAGCGGGTGGACTCGTGCGCGGCCGAATTCGCCACCGACACCGCCTACCTGTATTCGACCTACGAGGACGAGTGCGAGGCCAAGCCGAGCAACCGCGACAAGATCATGATCCTCGGCGGCGGCCCCAACCGCATCGGCCAGGGCATCGAGTTCGACTACTGCTGCGTGCACGCGGCGCTGGCGCTGCGCGAGGATGGCTATGAAACCATCATGGTCAACTGCAACCCGGAGACCGTGTCCACCGACTACGACACCTCCGACCGCCTGTACTTCGAGCCGCTGACCCTGGAAGACGTGCTGGAGATCGTCGAGCTGGAGCAGCCCAAGGGCGTGATCGTGCAGTACGGCGGGCAGACCCCGCTGAAGCTGGCGCGCGCGCTGGAGGCCAACGGTGTGCCGGTGATCGGCACCAGCCCGGACTCGATCGACCTGGCCGAGGACCGCGAGCGCTTCCAGCAGCTGGTCGACAAGCTGGGCCTGAAGCAGCCGCCGAACCGCATCGCGCGCAACTCTGAAGAGGCGCTGGTGCTGGCGCGCGAGATCGGCTATCCGCTGGTGGTGCGCCCGAGCTACGTGCTCGGCGGCCGCGCGATGGAGATCGTCTACGGCGAATCGGACCTGGCGCGCTACGTGCGCGACGCGGTCAAGGTCTCCAACGACTCGCCGGTGCTGCTCGATCGCTTCCTCGACAACGCGGTGGAAGTGGACGTGGACATCATCGCCGACAAGGACGGCAAGGTGCTGATCGGCGGGGTGATGGAGCATATCGAGGAAGCTGGCGTGCATTCGGGCGACTCTTCCTGCTCGCTGCCGCCGTACTCGCTGTCGGCCAAGACCCAGGCCGAACTGCGCCGCCAGGTGGTGATGCTGGCCAAGGGCCTGAACGTGGTCGGGCTGATGAACACCCAGTTCGCGGTGCAAGTGGACGAGGCCGGCGACGACATCGTGTTCCTGCTGGAAGTGAACCCGCGCGCCTCGCGCACCGTGCCGTTCGTGTCCAAGGCCACCGGCATGGCGCTGGCCAAGATCGCCGCGCGCTGCATGGCCGGCAAGACCCTGGCCGAGCAGGGCGCGCTGAAGGAGATCGTGCCCGACTACTACTCGGTGAAGGAAGCGATCTTCCCGTTTGCCAAGTTCCAGGGCGTGGACCCGATCCTCGGCCCGGAGATGCGCTCCACCGGCGAGGTGATGGGCGTGGGCCGCAGCTTCGGCGCCGCGTTCGCGCGCGCGCAGGAAGCCGGCGGGATCAAGGCGCCGCCGCTGGGTAAGGCGTTCCTGTCGGTGCGCGACCCGGACAAGCAGCGCGTGCTGCCGGTGGCGCAGGCGCTGGTCGAGCGCGGCTACACCCTGGTGGCCACCAGCGGCACCTGCGCGTGGCTGCGCCAGCACGGCCTGCAGTGCGACCAGATCAACAAGGTGGCCGAGGGCCGCCCGCATATCGTCGATCTGATCAAGAACGGCGAAATCGTGTATATCGTCAACACCACCGAGGGCCGCGCGGCGATCTCCGATTCGTTCTCGATCCGGCGCGAAGCCCTACAGCATCGGGTGACCTATTCGACCACCGTCGCCGGCGCTCGCGCGCTGGTGCATTCATTGGAATTCCGCGGCACCGGTCCGGTCTGGGCGCTGCAGGAACTGCACAAGGAGCTGGAAGCGTGA
- the carA gene encoding glutamine-hydrolyzing carbamoyl-phosphate synthase small subunit: protein MTQPAILVLEDGTVFEGESVGAAGLSVGEVVFNTAMTGYQEILTDPSYARQLVTLTYPHIGSTGCTDQDDEAAQVWSAGLIVRSVPRRPSNWRSQGSLPDWLIQRGVVAIAGIDTRKLTRILREKGSQNGAVMAGEVNVETALEAARKFPGLKGMDLAKVVSTDKAYAWRDGQLDLDSNAFAQAAPTYKVVAYDYGVKLNILRMLAERGCEVTVVPAQTPAAEVLAMHPDGVFLSNGPGDPAPCDYAIAAIKQIVASKIPTFGICLGHQLLALAAGAQTLKMGHGHHGANHPVQDLDSGRVMITSQNHGFAVDEASLPANVRVTHRSLFDGTNQGIELTDAPAFSFQGHPEASPGPRDVAPLFDRFTALMRDRGQGTGDREARA, encoded by the coding sequence GTGACTCAACCCGCAATCCTTGTCCTTGAAGACGGCACCGTGTTCGAGGGCGAATCCGTAGGCGCCGCCGGCCTGTCCGTCGGCGAAGTGGTGTTCAACACCGCGATGACCGGCTACCAGGAGATCCTCACCGATCCCTCCTACGCCCGTCAGCTGGTCACCCTGACGTACCCGCATATCGGCAGCACCGGTTGCACCGACCAGGACGACGAAGCCGCCCAGGTCTGGTCGGCCGGGCTGATCGTGCGCAGCGTGCCGCGCCGTCCCAGCAACTGGCGCAGCCAAGGATCGCTGCCGGACTGGCTGATCCAGCGCGGCGTGGTCGCCATCGCCGGCATCGATACCCGCAAGCTGACCCGCATCCTGCGCGAGAAGGGATCGCAGAACGGTGCGGTGATGGCCGGCGAAGTGAACGTGGAGACCGCGCTGGAAGCGGCGCGAAAGTTCCCGGGGCTGAAAGGCATGGACCTGGCCAAGGTGGTCTCCACCGACAAGGCCTATGCGTGGCGCGACGGCCAGCTCGACCTGGACAGCAACGCGTTCGCCCAGGCCGCACCGACGTACAAGGTCGTCGCCTACGACTACGGCGTGAAGCTCAACATCCTGCGCATGCTCGCCGAGCGCGGCTGCGAGGTCACCGTGGTGCCGGCGCAGACGCCCGCCGCCGAGGTGCTGGCGATGCATCCGGACGGCGTGTTCCTGTCCAACGGCCCGGGCGATCCGGCGCCGTGCGACTACGCGATCGCGGCGATCAAGCAAATCGTGGCCAGCAAGATCCCGACCTTCGGCATCTGCCTGGGCCACCAGTTGCTGGCGCTGGCCGCCGGCGCACAGACCCTGAAGATGGGCCACGGCCACCACGGCGCCAACCATCCGGTGCAGGACCTGGACAGCGGCCGGGTGATGATCACCTCGCAGAACCACGGCTTCGCGGTGGACGAAGCGTCGCTGCCGGCCAACGTGCGGGTGACCCATCGCTCGCTGTTCGACGGCACCAACCAGGGCATCGAACTGACCGACGCGCCGGCCTTCAGCTTCCAGGGCCATCCGGAAGCCTCGCCGGGCCCGCGCGATGTGGCGCCGTTGTTTGATCGGTTTACGGCGTTGATGCGGGACCGGGGACAGGGGACAGGGGACCGGGAGGCGAGGGCTTGA
- a CDS encoding phosphoglycerate mutase translates to MAVATLLLPERARLAAAALTGEVARAFGRAERERLDPGSEAQLRRHFALPPGQWPVAALTRQLDAGDAGDGVWLRADPAYVVPDMQGARLMAHGEMLAIDAIDLAALLPSLQELFAESGLVLDAPEPTRWYLRLASDSVLPDFAAPAQVLGADLFDHLPQGEGGRRWRALLTEAQVLLHQHPWNRERSARGQPAINSLWFWGGGALPAKVSTAHAQVRSREPLLRALSQAAGVDAAQTPRVDALVDLRQLRAPEQFVGEVMQPLLEALRLGELQQLLLDFEDGVRFRIEHEQRWRFWRRPLARLDA, encoded by the coding sequence GTGGCGGTCGCCACCTTGTTGTTGCCGGAGCGCGCTCGCCTGGCCGCTGCGGCGCTGACCGGCGAGGTGGCGCGGGCGTTCGGCCGCGCCGAGCGCGAGCGTCTGGACCCAGGCTCCGAAGCGCAGTTGCGCCGCCATTTCGCCCTGCCGCCAGGGCAATGGCCGGTGGCGGCGCTGACCCGGCAACTGGATGCCGGCGACGCTGGCGACGGCGTGTGGCTGCGCGCCGATCCGGCCTATGTAGTGCCGGACATGCAGGGCGCACGGTTGATGGCGCACGGCGAGATGCTCGCGATCGACGCCATCGACCTGGCCGCGCTGCTGCCGTCGCTGCAGGAGTTGTTCGCCGAGTCCGGCCTGGTTCTGGACGCGCCGGAACCCACTCGCTGGTATCTGCGCCTGGCATCGGACAGCGTGCTGCCCGATTTCGCCGCACCGGCGCAGGTGCTCGGCGCCGACCTGTTCGACCATCTGCCGCAGGGCGAGGGCGGGCGGCGCTGGCGGGCGCTGCTGACCGAGGCGCAGGTGCTGCTGCATCAGCATCCGTGGAACCGCGAACGCAGCGCGCGCGGGCAGCCGGCGATCAACTCGCTGTGGTTCTGGGGCGGCGGCGCGTTGCCGGCCAAGGTGAGCACCGCGCATGCGCAGGTGCGCAGCCGCGAGCCGCTGCTGCGCGCGCTGAGCCAGGCCGCCGGCGTCGACGCCGCGCAAACGCCGCGCGTCGATGCGCTGGTCGATCTGCGCCAGCTGCGCGCGCCCGAGCAGTTCGTCGGCGAGGTGATGCAGCCGCTGCTCGAAGCGCTGCGCCTGGGCGAACTGCAGCAACTGCTGCTGGATTTCGAGGACGGCGTGCGTTTCCGGATCGAGCACGAGCAGCGTTGGCGCTTCTGGCGGCGGCCGCTGGCGCGCCTGGACGCATGA
- a CDS encoding VIT domain-containing protein: MPSIARKGLCLLLLSLTSAVAVSAWAQTAPERQLLAPLLKTDQGERPVELRSATVSAHAAAGLAETTVDLLFFNPNARVLEGQLAFPLRDGQQISGFALDIDGQMRDAVPVPKARGRQVFEAIERRGVDPGLVEQTAGNQFQLRLYPIPAHGSRRVRLVYRESLPRTAAGWQWRLPLGYAASAQTLRLELSTQAAPMDTAALPAGLRACACCRRPAVMRRRGRARQRNCPRNWRCRCAQPAIHALRLAATTASAISRRCCRSPISVAHARCRNASACCGMHRVRRGSATFLRNWPCCSAISPRSATRRSI, encoded by the coding sequence ATGCCATCCATCGCGCGCAAAGGCCTGTGCCTGCTGTTGCTGTCGTTAACCTCGGCCGTCGCCGTATCCGCGTGGGCGCAAACCGCGCCGGAGCGGCAACTCCTCGCCCCACTGCTGAAGACCGATCAGGGCGAGCGCCCGGTCGAACTGCGCTCGGCGACGGTGAGCGCACACGCCGCGGCCGGTCTGGCCGAAACCACGGTGGATCTACTGTTCTTCAACCCCAATGCGCGGGTGCTGGAAGGGCAACTGGCGTTCCCGCTGCGCGATGGCCAGCAGATCAGCGGCTTCGCACTGGACATCGACGGGCAGATGCGCGACGCGGTACCAGTGCCGAAGGCGCGCGGGCGGCAGGTGTTCGAGGCGATCGAACGGCGCGGCGTGGACCCGGGCCTGGTCGAGCAGACCGCCGGCAACCAGTTCCAACTGCGGCTCTATCCGATTCCCGCACACGGCAGCCGCCGCGTGCGCCTGGTCTATCGCGAGTCGCTGCCGCGCACTGCCGCCGGTTGGCAGTGGCGGCTGCCGCTGGGCTATGCGGCAAGCGCGCAGACGCTGCGCCTGGAGTTGAGCACCCAGGCCGCGCCGATGGACACCGCGGCGTTGCCTGCGGGCCTGCGGGCCTGCGCCTGTTGCCGGCGCCCGGCGGTTATGCGGCGGCGTGGTCGGGCACGCCAGCGCAATTGCCCAAGGAACTGGCGCTGTCGTTGCGCGCAACCCGCGATCCACGCGTTGCGCTTGGCAGCCACGACGGCCAGCGCTATTTCCAGGCGCTGCTGCCGATCGCCGATCTCCGTGGCACACGCCCGTTGCCGCAACGCATCGGCCTGCTGTGGGATGCATCGGGTTCGGCGCGGCAGCGCGACATTCCTGCGGAACTGGCCTTGCTGCAGCGCTATTTCGCCGCGCTCGGCAACGCGCAGGTCGATCTGA
- the recJ gene encoding single-stranded-DNA-specific exonuclease RecJ: MSPPLRITRRPPAEGGPWTDSVLPLLRRIYTARGAHDASLAQPKLAQLLPPDALSGIDAAVALLASAIAAGKRILVVGDFDCDGATACAVAVRGLRLLGAAQVLHAVPNRMVHGYGLSPALVAELAPLQPDLLVTVDHGIACHAGVAAAKALGWQVLVTDHHLPGSVLPPADAIVDPNLAGDVFPSKVLAGVGVIFYVLLALRRHLRERGAFATQAPDLTVLLDLVAVGTVADLVPLDTNNRALVSAGLRRLQRGDGCIGLRALIEASGRDPARLSASDIGFALAPRLNAAGRLEDMALGIELLLCEDPQQARAIAATLEQINAERRAVQQQMTDEAEATVAQALLAAPDAPPVAVCLFDADWHPGVIGLVASKMKDRLHRPVIAFAPAEPGSDQLRGSARSIPGFHIRDAMAAVDARRPGLMDKFGGHAMAAGLSLPHAALAEFEQLFGEHALASLDAALLQAELLSDGALDPHELDHRHAEALRLAGPWGQGFPEPLFDGEFEVLQWRLLKERHLKLSLRCAGRGEPLNAIHFNGWRGGEPGRRVHIAYRLVADDYRGGESVQLVVEHCQSLSG, translated from the coding sequence ATGAGTCCGCCGCTGCGCATCACCCGGCGGCCGCCCGCCGAGGGCGGGCCGTGGACGGACAGTGTGCTGCCGCTGCTGCGGCGCATCTACACCGCCCGCGGCGCGCACGACGCCAGCCTGGCACAGCCTAAACTGGCGCAGCTGCTGCCACCGGATGCGCTGAGCGGCATCGACGCGGCGGTCGCGTTGTTGGCTTCGGCGATCGCCGCCGGCAAACGCATACTGGTGGTCGGCGATTTCGACTGCGACGGCGCCACCGCCTGTGCGGTCGCGGTACGCGGACTGCGCCTGCTCGGCGCCGCGCAGGTGCTGCACGCGGTACCGAACCGCATGGTGCATGGCTACGGCCTGTCGCCGGCGCTGGTCGCCGAACTGGCGCCGCTGCAGCCGGACCTGCTGGTCACCGTCGATCACGGCATCGCCTGCCATGCCGGCGTCGCCGCGGCCAAGGCGCTGGGCTGGCAGGTGCTGGTTACCGACCACCATCTGCCGGGCAGTGTGCTGCCGCCGGCCGACGCGATCGTCGATCCGAATCTGGCCGGCGACGTGTTCCCCAGCAAGGTGCTGGCCGGCGTCGGGGTGATCTTCTACGTGCTGCTGGCGTTGCGCCGGCACCTGCGCGAGCGCGGCGCGTTCGCCACGCAGGCGCCGGATCTGACTGTGCTGCTGGATCTGGTTGCGGTCGGCACCGTCGCCGACCTGGTGCCGCTGGACACCAACAACCGCGCGTTGGTATCGGCCGGGCTGCGCCGCCTGCAGCGCGGCGACGGCTGCATCGGTCTGCGCGCCTTGATCGAAGCCAGCGGCCGCGATCCGGCGCGGCTCAGCGCCAGCGACATCGGTTTCGCGCTGGCACCGCGGCTCAACGCCGCCGGCCGCCTCGAGGACATGGCACTGGGCATTGAGCTGCTGCTGTGCGAGGACCCGCAGCAGGCGCGCGCGATCGCCGCCACGCTGGAACAGATCAACGCCGAGCGCCGCGCGGTGCAGCAGCAGATGACCGACGAGGCCGAGGCTACCGTAGCGCAGGCGCTGCTAGCCGCGCCGGACGCGCCGCCGGTGGCGGTGTGCCTGTTCGATGCCGACTGGCATCCGGGCGTGATCGGCCTGGTCGCTTCGAAGATGAAGGACCGCCTGCACCGCCCGGTGATCGCCTTCGCCCCGGCCGAGCCGGGCAGCGACCAGTTGCGCGGCTCGGCGCGTTCGATTCCCGGCTTCCACATCCGCGACGCGATGGCCGCGGTGGACGCGCGCCGGCCGGGGTTGATGGACAAATTCGGCGGCCATGCGATGGCCGCGGGCCTGAGCCTGCCGCACGCCGCATTGGCCGAGTTCGAGCAGTTGTTCGGGGAGCATGCGCTGGCCAGCCTGGACGCGGCGCTGCTGCAGGCCGAACTGCTCAGCGACGGCGCACTGGATCCGCACGAACTGGACCATCGCCATGCCGAGGCGCTGCGCCTGGCCGGGCCATGGGGGCAGGGCTTCCCCGAGCCGCTGTTCGACGGCGAGTTCGAGGTGCTGCAGTGGCGCCTGCTGAAGGAGCGTCACCTGAAGTTGAGCCTGCGCTGCGCGGGCCGCGGCGAGCCGTTGAACGCGATCCATTTCAACGGTTGGCGTGGCGGCGAACCGGGCCGCCGCGTGCACATCGCCTACCGCCTGGTCGCCGACGACTATCGCGGCGGAGAGTCGGTGCAACTGGTGGTGGAGCACTGTCAGAGCCTGTCGGGCTGA
- the greA gene encoding transcription elongation factor GreA yields MTMQGALRLREELDQLKSVKRPQVIAAIAEARAHGDLKENAEYHAAREQQSFIEGRIKQLESELSHAEIIDVSKLAVGSKVVFGATVTLADVENDEEKRYQLVGDLEADIKLGLIAISSPLARALIGKLEGDSVSIDAPAGRREYEIVSVEYVG; encoded by the coding sequence ATCACCATGCAAGGCGCGCTGCGGTTGCGCGAGGAACTGGACCAGTTGAAGTCGGTCAAGCGGCCGCAGGTCATCGCCGCGATCGCCGAGGCGCGCGCGCACGGCGACCTGAAGGAAAACGCCGAGTACCACGCCGCGCGCGAGCAGCAGAGCTTCATCGAAGGCCGCATCAAGCAGCTGGAGAGCGAGCTGTCGCACGCCGAGATCATCGACGTCAGCAAGCTGGCGGTCGGCAGCAAGGTGGTGTTCGGCGCGACCGTCACCCTGGCCGACGTGGAAAACGACGAAGAGAAGCGCTACCAGCTGGTCGGCGATCTGGAAGCGGACATCAAGCTGGGGCTGATCGCGATCTCCTCGCCGCTGGCGCGCGCGCTGATCGGCAAGCTGGAAGGCGACAGCGTCAGCATCGACGCCCCGGCCGGACGCCGCGAGTATGAGATCGTCAGCGTCGAATACGTCGGCTGA
- a CDS encoding four helix bundle protein, with product MSPSHFRELEVWRLSVELAKSVYILTADFPREERHGLTSQLQRAAVSVPSNIADGNARASTRDYARFVSMARGSIAELQTQLTLASDIVMDIAERVGKMLHKLHYSLNQRLETGSLVPGPRSRS from the coding sequence TTGAGCCCTTCGCATTTCAGAGAACTCGAGGTATGGCGTTTGTCCGTCGAGCTTGCCAAGTCGGTCTACATATTGACTGCGGACTTTCCGAGGGAAGAGCGCCATGGACTCACGTCGCAGTTGCAACGCGCGGCCGTTTCAGTGCCATCCAACATCGCCGATGGCAATGCGCGCGCATCGACGCGCGACTACGCCCGCTTCGTTTCGATGGCGCGCGGTTCGATCGCAGAGCTACAGACGCAGCTGACGTTGGCCTCGGATATCGTCATGGATATCGCCGAACGGGTCGGAAAAATGCTGCATAAGCTGCACTACTCACTTAATCAACGGCTGGAAACCGGGTCCCTGGTCCCGGGTCCCCGGTCCCGGAGCTGA
- a CDS encoding DUF2135 domain-containing protein, with protein MLRRLAADPLGDAARRQQLASRFGLVSADTSLLVLENVDDYVRYAIAPPAALREAVARAQAQRQQALGEQRKRRIDRVAEDFAQRVAWWQRRFPQNAPPPPKPQGGDGDASWQRRDGISRAAPVMAMAPAPAPMAPMQQAEPAALEAMAVSGAVAAADGAAANADAPAGARASTTISLALQPWQPDSPYARRLRAAAPDAVYPLYLSERAAHADSVAFYLDVADVLFERGQRELALRVLSNLAELQLENRHVLRVLGYRLLQAGRADLAVPVFEQVLRLGEEEPQSFRDLGLAYAARGDAQAAIEQLYQVVARDWDSRFDGVALIALNELNAIVARSQQPLQTGFIDPRLQRNLPLDLRVVLNWDSDNSDMDLWVTDPNGERCYYAHRSTYQGGQLSQDFTGGYGPEEFSLRRAKPGKYTVEANFFGDRQPLVTGATTLHLQLSTGWGSATQRDQQVTLRLKDRKETILVGEFEVR; from the coding sequence ATGCTGCGCCGCCTGGCCGCCGATCCGCTCGGCGACGCCGCGCGCCGCCAGCAACTGGCCAGCCGCTTCGGCCTGGTCAGCGCCGACACCTCGCTGCTGGTGCTGGAGAACGTGGACGACTACGTGCGCTACGCCATCGCGCCGCCAGCGGCGCTGCGCGAGGCGGTGGCCCGCGCGCAGGCGCAGCGCCAGCAGGCGCTGGGCGAGCAGCGCAAGCGGCGCATCGATCGCGTCGCCGAGGATTTCGCGCAGCGCGTCGCCTGGTGGCAGCGCAGGTTCCCGCAGAACGCGCCGCCGCCGCCCAAGCCGCAAGGCGGGGACGGCGACGCCAGTTGGCAGCGGCGCGACGGCATTTCGCGAGCCGCACCGGTGATGGCCATGGCGCCGGCGCCTGCACCCATGGCGCCGATGCAGCAGGCAGAGCCCGCTGCGCTGGAGGCGATGGCCGTCAGCGGCGCGGTCGCGGCAGCCGACGGCGCTGCGGCGAACGCCGATGCGCCTGCCGGCGCGCGCGCGTCCACCACGATCTCCCTGGCATTGCAGCCGTGGCAGCCGGATTCGCCCTACGCCCGGCGCCTGCGCGCCGCCGCGCCGGACGCGGTCTATCCGTTGTACCTGAGCGAGCGCGCCGCGCACGCCGACAGCGTGGCGTTCTACCTGGACGTGGCCGACGTGCTGTTCGAACGCGGCCAGCGCGAACTGGCGCTGCGCGTGCTGTCCAACCTGGCCGAACTGCAGCTGGAGAACCGCCATGTGCTGCGCGTGCTCGGCTACCGATTGCTGCAGGCGGGCAGGGCGGACCTGGCGGTACCGGTGTTCGAGCAGGTGCTGCGGCTGGGCGAGGAAGAGCCGCAGAGCTTCCGCGACCTGGGCCTGGCCTATGCCGCGCGCGGCGATGCGCAGGCCGCGATCGAACAGCTGTACCAGGTCGTGGCGCGCGACTGGGACAGCCGTTTCGACGGCGTGGCGCTGATCGCCTTGAACGAATTGAACGCGATCGTGGCGCGCTCGCAGCAGCCATTGCAGACCGGCTTCATCGACCCGCGCCTGCAGCGCAACCTGCCACTGGACCTGCGCGTGGTACTGAACTGGGACAGCGACAACAGCGACATGGACCTGTGGGTGACCGATCCCAACGGCGAACGCTGCTACTACGCGCACCGCTCCACCTACCAGGGCGGGCAGCTGTCGCAGGACTTCACCGGCGGCTACGGGCCGGAAGAGTTCTCGCTGCGCCGGGCCAAGCCGGGCAAGTACACGGTGGAAGCGAACTTCTTCGGCGACCGCCAGCCGCTGGTCACTGGCGCCACCACCTTGCACCTGCAGCTGAGCACCGGCTGGGGCAGCGCCACGCAGCGCGACCAGCAGGTGACGCTGCGGCTGAAGGACAGGAAGGAGACGATCCTGGTCGGCGAGTTCGAGGTGCGCTGA